A genome region from Halichondria panicea chromosome 15, odHalPani1.1, whole genome shotgun sequence includes the following:
- the LOC135349321 gene encoding 5-formyltetrahydrofolate cyclo-ligase-like, whose translation MAASSLQAVKQVLRKRIRGALASMSEQQRREESQELVRKLLLTDEYKSSSRVSVYLSMSNEVQTEGILKDVFSSGRMCYIPWYDTGSTRMEMLRVTSLEEIAALPLTKWNIRQHRSPDAAENALSSGGLDLIVSPGLGFNKEGHRLGQGKGYYDTYLARCHDQGLSPLTIGMAYRCMACEEVPMSEHDSPMDKVLFVS comes from the exons ATGGCAGCCAGTAGTTTACAAGCAGTCAAGCAAGTGCTCAGGAAGAGGATCAGAGGAGCTCTAGCCTCCATGTCTGAGCAGCAGAGGAGAGAGGAATCTCAAGAGCTAGTCAGAAAA TTATTGTTGACTGATGAGTACAAGTCCAGCTCCAGAGTGTCTGTGTATCTGAGCATGTCCAATGAGGTGCAGACAGAGGGGATACTAAAG GATGTGTTCTCCAGTGGGCGAATGTGTTATATTCCCTGGTATGATACTGGGAGCACTCGTATGGAGATGCTCAGAGTGACATCACTGGAGGAGATTGCAGCGCTGCCCCTCACTAAGTGGAACATCAGACAGCATAGGA GTCCTGATGCTGCTGAGAATGCACTGAGCAGTGGTGGCCTGGACCTTATAGTCTCTCCAGGACTGGGCTTCAACAAG GAAGGGCACAGACTTGGACAAGGGAAG GGCTACTATGATACCTACTTGGCTCGATGTCATGATCAGGGTCTATCTCCACTAACTATTG GCATGGCGTATCGTTGTATGGCCTGTGAGGAGGTCCCCATGTCAGAACATGATAGCCCAATGGACAAAGTGTTGTTTGTGTCATAG
- the LOC135349311 gene encoding tyrosine-protein kinase Btk-like: MMDAVSLSESSPSRVGSITSTGTVSSSVGVKIGGLWKRSQGLSRFTKPNYKHRVFILTDQSLSYYAGTVDRVSQQKGRIELASIRAVEYVDTSAFHLAHTLQIVYYSKKSGFVKLYVTAADKTQAADWVSALRQVCYFNKDMLMHYHPGAYIKNKWSCCKQRGQVMLGCQPTYHLLTRSSSRYAQMRRRDTLTNKRSRNSTVTSGFSTVDRCERKPFKAGQGLSNSCMDLAIHPPHRIETFMDSPSSTRSSRFSTVDPTLIRVSFASSDGGAEAAMSSLKRRSRCKVGPEATPLPTDFEQLTESSDSVGNVETLPVCSNSDPEASPPPPIPPPRTKRGSSSLTQSHSIHFVPRVTSISEDDGQSKATRPLKHSNTFVVQRHNVIKRSGGFGKKIERGLSHSMSALSKPMIEPKVSATDPNIIHV, encoded by the exons ATGATGGACGCTGTATCTCTCTCTGAGTCTAGCCCGTCTAGAGTTGGCAGTATCACTAGTACTGGTACCGTCTCGAGCAGTGTCGGGGTGAAGATAGGAGGGCTATGGAAGCGTTCTCAAGGACTGTCAAGATTCACCAAGCCTAACTACAAGCACCGAGTGTTCATACTAACCGACCAGTCCCTCTCCTACTATGCAGGCACAGTGGAT AGGGTTAGCCAACAGAAAGGCAGAATAGAGCTGGCCAGTATCCGTGCAGTAGAGTATGTGGACACTTCAGCCTTCCATCTCGCTCACACTTTGCAG ATTGTCTACTACAGCAAAAAGAGTGGCTTTGTAAAGCTCTATGTAACGGCTGCAGACAAGACTCAAGCTGCAGACTGGGTGTCAGCTCTCAGACAAG TTTGCTACTTCAACAAGGACATGCTCATGCACTACCACCCTGGAGCTTACATCAAGAATAAGTGGTCATGCTGCAAACAGAGAGGACAAGTGATGCTTGGTTGCCAGCCTACCTACCACCTCCTCACACGAAGCTCCTCCCGTTACGCTCAGATGAGACGCAGGGACACACTCACTAACAAACGCTCCCGTAACAGCACTGTCACTAGTGGCTTCTCCACAGTGGACCGATGTGAGAGAAAACCCTTCAAGGCTGGCCAGGGACTCAGTAACAGTTGTATGGACCTTGCCATCCACCCCCCTCACAGGATAGAGACTTTCATGGACTCTCCATCATCGACAAGAAGCAGTCGATTCTCAACCGTTGACCCTACTCTCATTCGAGTCTCCTTTGCCTCCAGTGACGGTGGAGCTGAGGCTGCAATGTCTTCCCTCAAGAGAAGGAGTCGATGTAAAGTAGGCCCTGAAGCTACTCCCTTACCCACAGACTTTGAACAATTAACTGAGAGCTCTGACTCAGTGGGGAATGTTGAGACTCTACCAGTGTGTAGTAACAGTGATCCCGAAGCGTCCCCTCCTCCGCCCATCCCTCCTCCACGTACCAAGAGAGGTTCCTCGTCTCTCACACAGTCTCATAGCATCCACTTTGTTCCCAGGGTGACCTCGATATCTGAGGACGATGGACAGTCTAAAGCCACGAGGCCGTTGAAACATAGCAACACTTTCGTCGTACAGAGACATAATGTCATCAAGAGGAGTGGTGGATTTGGCAAGAAGATAGAGCGAGGATTAAGCCACAGTATGAGTGCACTGAGCAAGCCTATGATTGAACCCAAGGTGTCCGCCACTGACCCCAACATTATTCATGTGTGA
- the LOC135349319 gene encoding putative fatty acid elongase 3 — protein MAESTLLQNFYDEIEANYTIDHTAGFSMDYLYVPFLASFLYVSLVFSGSYFMKNRSPLKLQLPLTLWNAFLASYSILAFSIMAPPLYRDVVSKGFTHSMCNSPCQQSPWLSFWALLFSLSKLVELGDTFFVIVRKSPLNFLHWYHHITVLCYTWYALGSKNEAGHWFAAINLGVHSVMYTYYMLKSMKIYVPSRVALVITLLQLTQFIVGLVIVINGTYLYTNNLPCGVQRAHLTAGFLMYGSYFILFLDFFYNRYVKAKPKKKAN, from the coding sequence ATGGCAGAATCTACCTTGTTGCAGAACTTCTATGATGAGATTGAAGCCAACTACACCATTGACCATACTGCTGGCTTCTCCATGGACTACCTTTATGTCCCGTTCCTGGCAAGCTTTCTTTATGTGTCTCTGGTGTTCTCTGGCTCCTATTTCATGAAGAATAGATCTCCCCTCAAGCTCCAATTGCCACTGACGCTGTGGAATGCCTTCCTTGCCAGTTACAGTATCCTGGCCTTCAGTATAATGGCCCCACCTCTCTATCGAGACGTTGTCTCCAAGGGGTTCACTCACTCTATGTGCAACTCTCCTTGCCAACAGAGTCCTTGGCTCTCATTCTGGGCCTTGCTCTTCTCACTCTCCAAACTTGTGGAACTTGGTGACACTTTCTTTGTGATTGTCCGCAAATCCCCACTCAATTTCCTTCACTGGTATCACCACATCACCGTGCTCTGCTACACATGGTATGCCCTCGGGAGTAAGAACGAGGCTGGTCATTGGTTTGCTGCCATTAATCTGGGAGTGCATTCCGTCATGTACACCTACTACATGCTCAAGTCCATGAAGATCTACGTCCCTTCCCGTGTGGCCCTCGTCATCACTCTGCTGCAGCTCACTCAGTTTATAGTAGGTCTAGTTATCGTCATCAACGGAACCTACCTCTATACCAACAACCTCCCCTGTGGTGTTCAACGAGCTCATCTCACGGCTGGCTTCCTTATGTATGGTTCCTATTTCATTCTGTTCCTCGACTTCTTCTACAATCGTTATGTGAAAGCCAAGCCCAAGAAGAAGGCCAACTAA
- the LOC135349296 gene encoding general transcription and DNA repair factor IIH helicase subunit XPD-like, with protein sequence MRLTVDGLPVIFPYDYIYPEQYSYMLELKRTLDAKGHCVLEMPSGTGKTVSLLALIVAYLTVNKTELQKLIYCSRTVQEINKVMEELKRLLAYYKRELGETPELLGLALSARKNLCIHPEVSKGEDGKTVDSACHRLTASFVRKAALKDKTTPLCLFYESFDEKGRKASIPPGVYDLGDMQELGKSKGWCPYFMARYAITHANIVVFNYSYMLDPKISELISKDFPKKSVVVFDEAHNIDNVCIESMSVNISHRTLERCGGNLDTLGQRIREVGEEQLREEYRRLVEHLQQSRANRETDSQMASAVLPDEVLQEAMPGSIRKAEHFVSFLRRFMEYLKSRLRVTHVVSESPLFFLQHIQQTVCIERKPLRFCSERLHSLLNSLELADIGAFSALTLLANFATLVSTYTKGFSLIIETQDSRSPTIVNPVLHFSCMDATLAVKPVFDRFQTVVLTSGTLSPLDMYPKLLDFRAVTVAHFSITLAKPCVCPMVVSRGNDQVTITSRYESRGDSAVVRNYGNLLAEMSGIVPDGIACFFPSYEYMETVVASWVDQQIMDRVQRNKLVFIETRDGGEISLALRNYFQACDNGRGAVLLAIARGKVSEGVDFVDHYGRAVIMVGIPYVYTQSRILKARLEYLRDTFQIKESDFLTFDAMRHAAQCVGRVLRGKTDYGIMLLADKRYGRHDKRSKLPLWIQEHLTDSVCSLSTEEAIQICKRFLREMAQPSRQEDQIGLSLLTLDQVMARERTLKLEQQHSIAS encoded by the exons ATGAG GTTGACGGTAGACGGTCTGCCTGTCATCTTCCCTTATGACTACATTTATCCCGAGCAGTACTCGTATATGCTGGAGCTCAAGCGCACACTGGATGCAAAG ggcCACTGTGTTCTTGAGATGCCCTCTGGTACTGGCAAGACAGTCTCACTACTTGCACTCATCGTGGCGTATCTCACTGTGAATAAGACAGAGCTGCAGAAACTCATCTACTGCTCTCGAACAGTTCAGGAGATAAacaag GTGATGGAGGAGCTCAAGCGATTGTTGGCGTACTATAAGAGAGAGTTAGGGGAGACACCAGAGTTACTGGGACTAGCACTCAGTGCTCGCAAGAATCTCTGCATTCATCCAGAG GTGAGTAAAGGAGAGGATGGTAAGACTGTAGACAGTGCGTGTCATCGATTAACAGCCTCCTTCGTGAGGAAAGCTGCTCTGAAGGACAAGACTACTCCACTTTGTCTGTTCTATGAG AGTTTTGATGAGAAAGGGCGCAAGGCAAGCATACCTCCTGGAGTATACGACCTG GGGGACATGCAAGAGTTGGGCAAGAGCAAGGGATGGTGTCCATACTTCATGGCTAGATATGCA ATAACTCATGCCAACATTGTGGTATTCAATTATTCGTATATGCTAGACCCAAAGATCTCTGAACTCATCTCTAAAGATTTCCCCAAGAAGTCAGTGGTGGTTTTTGACGAGGCCCATAATATAG ACAATGTGTGCATTGAGTCCATGAGTGTGAATATCAGTCATCGTACACTGGAGCGCTGTGGAGGCAATCTAGACACTCTAGGACAGCGGATACGaga GGTGGGTGAGGAGCAGCTGAGGGAGGAGTATCGACGGCTAGTGGAGC ATCTACAGCAGTCTAGAGCTAACAGGGAGACAGACTCTCAAATGGCCAGTGCTG TTCTTCCTGACGAGGTATTACAAG AGGCTATGCCTGGCAGCATACGCAAAGCAGAGCACTTTGTCAGCTTCCTGAGACGCTTTATGGAGTACCTAAAG AGTCGACTAAGAGTCACTCATGTAGTGTCCGAGTCTCCGCTCTTCTTCCTACAACACATACAACAAACTGTCTGCATAGAGAGGAAGCCATTAAG gttctgCTCTGAGAGACTCCACTCTCTCCTCAACTCACTTGAGCTGGCTGACATTGGGGCCTTCTCAGCACTCACACTACTAGCTAACTTTGCCACCCTTGTCTCCACATACACCAAAG GTTTCAGCCTCATCATAGAGACGCAGGACTCACGCAGTCCAACCATTGTGAACCCTGTACTCCACTTCTCATGTATGGATGCCACTCTTGCAGTCAAGCCTGTGTTTGACAGGTTCCAGACTGTTGTGCTCACCTCAGGG ACTCTCTCCCCTCTGGACATGTATCCTAAGCTGCTTGACTTCAGAGCTGTGACAGTGGCTCATTTCTCCATCACCCTGGCCAAGCCTTGCGTCTGTCCTATG GTTGTGAGCCGAGGGAACGATCAGGTGACCATCACATCACGCTATGAGTCACGCGGAGACTCGGCAGTAGTGCGTAACTATGGCAACCTGTTAGCAGAGATGTCTGGAATTGTCCCTGACGGCATAGCGTGTTTCTTTCCAAGCTACGAGTACATG gaaACAGTAGTGGCGTCCTGGGTAGACCAACAGATCATGGATCGTGTTCAGAGAAACAAACTAGTATTCATAGAAACAAGAGATGGTGGGGAAATATCACTAGCCCTCCGAAACTACTTCCAA GCATGTGACAACGGTAGGGGGGCGGTGTTACTGGCCATTGCAAGAGGGAAGGTATCAGAAGGAGTAGATTTTG tggACCATTATGGCCGTGCTGTGATTATGGTGGGTATTCCATATGTCTACACACAGAGTAGGATACTCAAG GCCCGACTAGAATACTTAAGAGACACATTTCAGATTAAAGAGAGTGACTTTCTCACTTTTGATGCCATGAGACATGCAGCACAG TGTGTGGGTAGAGTGCTGAGGGGCAAGACCGACTATGGTATTATGCTCCTGGCTGATAAG AGGTACGGCCGCCATGACAAGCGCAGTAAGCTGCCACTATGGATACAG GAGCACTTGACTGACTCAGTATGCAGTCTCTCCACTGAGGAGGCTATCCAG ATATGTAAGAGGTTCCTACGAGAGATGGCCCAACCTTCTAGACAG GAAGATCAGATTGGACTATCACTGCTAACACTGGATCAAGTGATGGCCAGAGAAAGAACATTAAAACTTGAACAGCAACATTCCATAGCAAGCTAG